One Chitinophagaceae bacterium C216 genomic window carries:
- the glmU_1 gene encoding Bifunctional protein GlmU has product MGMFLMSQQQHLTVKNLQQTEAIILAGGLGTRLRSAVPDLPKCMAPVAGRPFLYYVINHLRMQGISRLIFSLGYMHEAILNWLQAEYPTLDYECVIEDEPLGTGGAIQFALQKTKTENIFIVNGDTLFRFDAAKMLQQHLTSNAACTLALKPMLHFDRYGVVALAGDNTITHFKEKQYYAQGLINAGVYLINKESFLQKLFPTKFSFEKDYLERFITDKKFSGVEQDAYFIDIGIPEDYNRAQQEFARPLLNLSDIHDDWTLFLDRDGVINEDKPGDYITTPDEFVFTKGAPALFKKLSDKFKRIIVVTNQRGVGRGIIQHEDLITMNEKMLQSVKQVGGNIERIYYCTDIDDLAFYRKPNPGMAFQAIRDFPDIQPEKCIIVGNSLSDMKFGRYAGMYTVFVTTTNKNVTLPHSDIDLLFESLKAFVDQI; this is encoded by the coding sequence ATGGGAATGTTTTTGATGAGCCAACAGCAACATCTTACGGTTAAGAATCTACAACAGACCGAAGCCATTATTCTAGCTGGAGGTTTGGGTACACGCCTACGAAGTGCCGTTCCTGATTTACCCAAATGTATGGCACCTGTAGCAGGGAGACCTTTTCTATACTACGTTATTAATCATCTGCGCATGCAGGGAATCAGTCGACTAATTTTTAGTCTAGGATATATGCATGAGGCCATCCTGAACTGGCTTCAAGCAGAATATCCCACGCTGGACTATGAATGCGTTATCGAAGATGAACCTCTGGGAACCGGAGGTGCCATTCAATTTGCTTTGCAGAAAACAAAAACAGAGAACATTTTTATCGTTAATGGGGATACCCTATTCCGTTTTGATGCAGCAAAAATGTTGCAGCAACATCTTACATCCAATGCAGCATGTACGCTGGCATTAAAACCCATGCTGCACTTTGATAGATATGGAGTGGTAGCGCTGGCCGGAGACAATACTATTACGCATTTTAAGGAAAAACAATATTACGCTCAAGGACTGATCAACGCAGGCGTATACCTTATTAATAAAGAAAGTTTTTTACAAAAACTATTTCCCACAAAATTTTCCTTTGAAAAGGATTATTTGGAGCGGTTTATTACTGATAAAAAGTTCTCAGGAGTAGAACAAGATGCTTATTTTATCGATATCGGTATTCCTGAAGATTATAACCGTGCACAGCAAGAATTTGCTAGGCCTCTATTGAATTTATCAGACATCCATGATGACTGGACACTTTTTCTCGACAGAGACGGGGTGATTAATGAAGACAAGCCGGGAGACTATATCACAACCCCCGATGAATTCGTATTCACAAAAGGGGCGCCCGCATTATTCAAAAAGCTTTCCGACAAGTTTAAACGTATTATTGTTGTCACCAATCAGCGTGGCGTAGGCAGAGGTATTATCCAACACGAGGATCTCATAACCATGAATGAAAAAATGCTGCAAAGCGTAAAGCAAGTCGGAGGAAATATTGAGCGCATTTATTACTGTACCGATATCGATGACCTGGCATTTTACCGTAAACCGAATCCGGGCATGGCTTTTCAGGCTATTCGGGACTTTCCTGACATTCAGCCGGAGAAATGCATTATCGTAGGTAATAGTCTTAGTGATATGAAATTTGGACGCTATGCGGGCATGTACACGGTTTTCGTAACTACAACCAATAAAAATGTTACATTACCGCATTCTGATATAGATTTGCTGTTCGAAAGTCTAAAAGCCTTTGTTGATCAGATTTAA
- the gmhA gene encoding Phosphoheptose isomerase has protein sequence MKQQIQELIQASIFTKQQVLQNEALLQIVSNVTDAIVAAFQSGNTVYFCGNGGSAADAQHLAAEFSGRFYKDRKALPAEALHCNTSYLTAVANDYSFDLIYARLIQGLGKPGDVLIGLSTSGNSKNVVQAFETARAKGMITVGFTGSTGGAMKDLSDYLINIPATDTPRIQESHMLLGHIICQLVEERIFG, from the coding sequence ATGAAACAACAGATACAGGAACTTATTCAGGCATCTATATTCACAAAGCAGCAAGTGTTGCAAAACGAAGCATTATTGCAAATCGTAAGCAATGTAACCGACGCTATTGTAGCGGCATTTCAGAGTGGCAACACCGTTTACTTTTGCGGCAATGGCGGTAGCGCTGCAGATGCTCAACACTTGGCAGCAGAGTTCAGCGGAAGATTTTATAAAGATAGAAAAGCACTGCCTGCAGAAGCATTACATTGCAACACCTCCTACCTCACAGCTGTAGCAAATGACTACAGTTTTGATCTTATTTATGCAAGGCTGATTCAGGGATTGGGGAAACCCGGCGATGTACTAATTGGCCTCAGTACCTCCGGAAATTCTAAAAATGTTGTACAAGCCTTTGAAACTGCACGAGCCAAAGGCATGATTACAGTAGGATTTACAGGTAGCACAGGTGGTGCCATGAAAGACCTGAGTGATTACCTCATTAATATACCTGCTACTGATACCCCTCGCATACAGGAAAGCCATATGTTGCTAGGGCATATTATTTGTCAGCTGGTTGAAGAAAGAATTTTTGGATAA